Within Primulina tabacum isolate GXHZ01 chromosome 5, ASM2559414v2, whole genome shotgun sequence, the genomic segment TCGACTCAAATTTCCCACTTAATTTTGTTTCATATAGAGTTAAAATctagaaattttgaaatttatttgaaTACGCCAAATTTAGAGATTAATCATgagatatttttatattatatcattttaaagagaaaaaaagTAATTTGACTTTTTATGAAACGACGAGTGATGGACCAACTCTAACTGTTAATTAAATTTGGTGCATgctcaacatttttcattttaagttAAATAGATTAAAGcatatcgattttttttttaagttttagaAAGTGTGATAATTGATACGAGGAGCTCTCACGCGTGCTCTTAAATGAGCTTTATATTAATATACATAACAAAGTTTAAGACATGGAAAAAcacatattaattaaataattgaaaaaacaaagtttagaattttttttcttattttaacgTTATTTAATTGAAATAATTACTACTAAAGTtagttaataaaaatttattactaAAAGACAAAACAAGTggtattaaattttaaaattgggGTTATATATTTAAAAGAAGCGAAAAAAATGACATGTAATAATTAACCTTCAATCCAACGTCACCCCTCTAGAGGATATAAAGTTAGGACCTTGACCGGCCCTGTCTTGTCCTCTTCCGTCGGCGGATGCCACCCGACCTTCTTTATCACGAACGGGGCCCACTTtagtaaaaattttaaaaacttgtGCTATTTCGTAGACCTTGCTAGGcacattaaatattatatatatatatatatatatataatttatatagcTAGGGTTTTAgtcaaatttttgaatttgaaatttaaaacgaagaaattgtctataaatcgataaaaaaaaattatactttaatttattttggatATCAGGATTCATTTGTTGAACTCAAAACAATTTCAATGCACAAAACGTAGAATTTGAATATGTTAGATTAGtattttagttttaatattaGAACCGTAATAGAAAACTGTTGaccaaaattattaaattatatatacataaagTTTTGTAAAGACTTGCCGATGTTTCCGAATTTTTACAGACTAGAATTGTATGATCGACTTcactaaaattataatattgttGCACAGTTTTGTTAGggttataaaattaaattaaataagtcATTATTTAGAAACATTTTCGCTTATAAAGCTCTAGCTAGCTAAATAGCTCATAAAATTTTTGGTCTCGAACTCGAACTCAAACTCATATATGTATTTTACTAATTAGTCATTTATATGCTTAAATCTTAAAATGAAATAACAGCATATAGCGCCTGTAATaagataaattaatttaatcaactTCTTATTAGTAATGAAAAGACAAAGATAATAAGATTGTATATAATTTTATGCTCTTTTATTAACAAATGTCGGTGAATTAATTAAATGCGTATTGTCAAAACTGAAAATACATTAAATGATTGCCAAAATAATTTTggcaataatttaatttaaaatgcttctttaaaagagagagagagagagtgtgtgtgtgtttgtgtgtgtataAATTTATATGTTACGTTATAATGTTGTTCTACCTTAATAAAGTTTTTTTTACCTCTTCATCAAATAAGTGTTGATCAATGATTTATCAATGACTTTATATGAACGACTAGAATAGCATTTTCtgaaaaaagtattattttttatttaaaatttgaaattgtttTATATAGATGTAATAGACAACTAGGTACAGACTGCAATCCATCGATTGTAACACACCCGACGAGGCAACAACCCTGTGCCCCATGTGGATCATCTCACCTGGACAACATATAGTCTACGGTGAGATGACTAACATGCTTGCCCTCAGTTCGAATCCATCTGAGTTGGAGTGAGGCATTGATTTTGCTTcaaggaaatgaagaaaaaaaGCTGACCTTTCTCGAGCAAGAAATAAGTTTGTCTCGCGTTACCTTTGGGATTTTGATAGTTGAGGCGAGCAGCATGCATCTTATAACATATATCCCTCGAAGCCCCCTGCTTAACATTTATGATATATGTATGCCAATAGCCTTGacactttttattattattattattattattattattattattgaattgtATGGTGGCGACTGGCGTGTgctatgatttatttataacgAGATGTGATATCGATAAAGCCTTTTAATTTGTCTTCTTCCGTCGGCGGATGTTTAGTGGCCACATTTCGGAGTACCGTACGTACATCTCAAAGAGTGGTGtaaatttcagttttttttaATGTGTATTTTGTACCACAGGACTAATTTTAATTTACCCATTTTTTTCATAGTTTAAAACTCAAAACCGAACCCAGAAAATAATAGAATCACTattctttaaaattaaaatgcCCGTCGTCGCAAGGTATAATTAGGGTTTGTATAACAGTTGGGAACAATTAGTTAGTTGGTCAATAATTAACTATGACAGATATGACTTCAATTTTTGTAACCTATCATTTGCTTTAAGCCTCTAAAAAATGAGGAAGAGTGAGTCCTCTTTTGTTTTTTTAGTTATAGACAAAtttgttataatttaatatCAAACGTAAGActgtcattttttttattttattattgtttttttttttgaaacgtGTCATATTTTTTTGTAAGTCATCGACAATCTATCTGGTATTGAAAATGGAGTATGGCGATGCACTAGTCCAAAAACGCCCCTATATAGCTAAGCTAGACAGTAGATATGGCAGCACAATGTACACATTCCATAAAACATATTATGATAATATAGTACATATGTCACGGGTTTGATATACAATTTGTTCAAGAAACAGTTTCAAATATCCATTTTTCCACAGAACTTGACATTGACACATTTTTTTCatcctaaaattttttttaaaaaaatcttatattaatttatatataaactATTGGCATGGACATTAGTTAATATGGGTGAACGTACAACTTGAGTTCATTTTATGTTATATCAAAGTGTTATATGCAATTCGTTTTTATACAAAATgtttatattataatttgaattcgaaattaaaaaatatgaagGTCGTCAAATAATCATATAAACACATCAACAGTAACAATCTGTATTAAGAAAGAAGGCCGTGATGATCACGAAAGTTAACCCATTTTTTTCTGAAACAGAAACACGAAGGTAATAATAAATTAATCCGCCGACAGTAAAAGACAAAGGCCGGCGTCAAAACCCGTGCGTTTGACAGCTTTATTTTCTTGACAACAATGTCAAATTAAATTAAAGGATCCCACAAAACAAATATCATATTTGAGACAAGATATTAATCTCCTTTTTCCATATATTTTCGAGCAATGCTTGATTATTTGGGATTGTAGCTAGCTAGCCTTACCAAATGAAATCTCGATTCcagtttttcttattttcaattataCGGACCAAAATTTCATGTCGAGGATACATgttaagaaaataaaatcttgTATAAGAAGTTATATTTGAATTATGCATacttcattattttaataaGTTAATGAGATTTAATCATTATATCTTTATTGCAGAATCTGATAGATCGTCATTTATACGTATACCTGATATGCATATCGAATTTCCATTATTtattacatatatacatatatatttatcgAAATCGAGATTTCTTAAACTTATGAGTTATGACCATTATCATAACATCAAAATGGCCACGTTTTTGGTCTTGGACGAGGCTACGAAGTTTCAAAGGAAAATCTGAGAATTGCTTTTTTTAAGTTACACACACTTTCGAAATTTAGTTGTGTAGACTATCATCGAACAAGACATTTCATAGTTTCAGGGAAATTCGCAGATGGAACATTATCCCAAATTCAGCTCTTATTGTAACTGATAGACCTACAAGTtttaataaatgaaaataatatacatctattttttttctttaaaagaagatAAAACAGATCAAATTCCTATAATGCGACCTAGAAATTTATTCAAGAGATTGATGATAATATTTTCACAAGAAAAGACTTACATTTCATTTCCCTCTTTAGTCCGTAATATATGTCACTCTGGTTCACCAGTAATCACAATAGCATGCAGTGTCAGCTAGTTAACCCAGTCTAATCCAATCACACAATAGTTCAAACATGTCTTACATGTAAACAGGTTCAAAACCATTATCTATTGATTTCCTCACGGCATCCAACACAAGCTGAGTGACTCTAGTGGTGCGAGACCAGCGGCTGTCAGGTGAAGATCCTTGCTCTTTTATGTCCTTAACCAGTCTCGAAAGTTCTTGAATCATCATACTCTCTTGTGGTAACCGAGTATCCACTCGAATTTCTTTAGGTTTTACGTTCCACCCTATATGTAAATCCAATAATCTTGCCCCAGTTGTGAAGCTGAATGTTGCAGAATTTTCTCCATATGGAATGATGAAGTCTTCAACCCAAAGTGTCCCATTGGTGCCACACACTATCAAGTCCATGGTTTCGTGAGAGATGAAGGAGCAGAAGAATGTAGCAACAGTTTGCTCCTCGTCCCAATGGAGAGATGCACCGCATGATAGGAGGACACCAGCCGAGTTCCTGGTGATGGTCGGTAGAGCAGTTACTGTTGTTGGTAGTTTTTGGTCCATTGCCCATAATATGGCGCCGATGCAGTACCAACCAGTGTCTCCCAGGGCACCAAGGGCATCTAGGTCCTGTTTTACTCTGATGTTATTTTCAAGAAACTGGGGCGTTCCACAAAATGACGATGAACTGTGGATCTTGATGCCATATAAAGAAAATCTTGTTagatgatctcacgaatatAAGTTACAAGCGGCGGAAATCAAATAAAGATACCCCAAGAAACACAGGCATCTTACTCCAACAAAAGTTATACGCAATCCACAATGATCTGCATCTAAACTCGTGTATAATTATTATACCGAAGAATCCTTCTATCACTAGCATCATAAAACTGACAGTTTCACATGCACTGACACAACTTTGTAATTCAGACTAATGAATAAGTAAAAACTAAAGCATTTCCCCTGTAAAGTTATGAATCATCCTGAGCATAATTTGGTCACCCACCGCCAGCAGCAAACGAGGAGCCTAAGCTGGTTATTGAACCAAAAGTTCAATCACCAATAATTCTCCAGGAACTAACGAAAATATATCACGAAATGTACAGCAACGCATAATGAGCAGTCCATTCAAAACCATGAACTATATTTTTTCCTATTTGATTTATATGAAGATTAAATGTAAAATAGGAAGCGACAAACTAAATTTCATTCTCTGTCGACCGATACTCGTAGATTGCAAGTTGATTGTCAAGCAATATCAATTGGTTGATGACAAAAAATTCATCATCTACAATTGAATTATGGTACTCGGTGATTTATTAACCTGTGGATTTCATATCAGCTAAACTACTACACCCCGATTGAACATCACAAGAGACCGTCTTTTGGGTTATTTTGAGGTTTGGATCACATTTACACTTACAGATCTAACAAGCCCGAAAAGTTCTGGATTTGAGATCAAATCCTTCATTTTCTGAGTCCTAGGGTGATGATACCACATGCTAGCATCCATAAACTGCACCCCATTAGCTTCGCAAGCTTCAAGCATTTCATCAAGCTCCTTGACGTCAAGAGCGGTGGGTTTCTCAAGCAGCAAATGCTTACGCTTCTTAGCAGATATGACTGCCCATTTCAGGTGCAGGCTGGTGGGCAGTGGCATGTAAACAGCATCCACAAATGGGTCGTCCAACAACTCTGCGTAATCACCGTAAATCTTAACATCACCCGTTAAACTGTTCTGAACGGCGAATTCCTTAGCTTTTTCTAATGAACGACTCGCAACTGCATATAGGGTGGAGTTGGGAGATAATTGTATTGCTCGAGACACTTTTCTGGCAATCTCCGCGCATCCCATGATCCCGAATCGAACCGGGCTTTCATCTTTGGCCATCTGCTGTTTCTTGCGCTGTACTGTTGTTGATAGCCTCGTCCTCGTATACCCGATTCAGAAGAATGGCAAGTGTAACTGATTATCTTATCCACAtaaatttctaaaaataaagtACACTTTTTAATTTAACTgttattttcttttgaaaaatgttaacagataattatcatatggaacaactataataaataaaaaacatatgGGAAATATTGTTTCAAATTTAAAACGATTCATAACTAAATAAATTTTTACCTtatgtattaaaaaaattaactcttaaataatcaaataaaaataaataaaaataagaaaactgaTTACTTTCATTTTAAAACCGTGATTACATAAAAATTTAGATTAGATATTTTTTTTGCAATTaagtttattaattattttaatattttatttattccaAAAAAATTCGGTAGGATACGCCTTCTcataatttttagttttttacTAATACTTTTTAAATGAGTTATTTGCATTCACTTTTTTATACTTTATGCATTCCACACTTAAATCCTtatcaaatataaaaattaaaatatatatattatgaaaaGTGTGTGTCGAGTTAAATGGAAATTACCCATCTTTTAATATAGAAATGAAACCAAATTGAAGAGCATTTTCTGTTAAATTCGACGCCTAGGTAAATGTAAGGATGGCGCCAGCTTGGGCCTTATAAATGAGCCGCCCCATGGATTCCATTATTGGGCTAATTACATTTCAAAACCACGAGAATAATTGGTCCGTACAGGCTAGCCCAAACAACGTCTTCTTCTGTATTCCACATTGCATCACATTTATCAGACACTTGatagtattatatatatatatatatatatatatatatatatataatttggaaatattataaaatatgtgACGAACATACAATCGACACCGacacaaaatatataaaagacattttaaaaaattcaacatCTACTTAAATCACCCCATTTTCAGAAATTTTGCAAACATTGTTACAatgtaaataatattaaatatgaaGTGACCAGTGAGCCCAATTTGAATGTCATTTAATCTTTGCAATTTGAATTTTGGGTCCACTTCACGTACAACAAATTAAAACATACAAGTTAGATCAATAAATAGAGGTAAACATGCTGTTCCCCGTATAATTTCCATCGGTTTGCTTTCTTTTTTTTAGTACTTTtattctcatttttttttttaaaaaatgaaattttattttaataaataatgaaaaatgaaaatggaGGGGCAAAagggtattttaataaaattaaaatagtggGGTTGAAGTAGTGGCAGTGACATTACTTAGAGCACAATGGCGCGCTTTAAATGCGGGGTAGACAATACGGTCAGCGACTTTCGTGAAGGACAATATCAGTCTCTACTCACCCCAGATGTGGACCTCAACCcccaaaataaaattaacttttaaaatttattattaaattaaaatttgctaACCTCTTGTAATCGATTCTTTGTTCGTGTTTAGCCTGAAAATGTAAACTTTGtttattcgttttgcttaaaaattactagtattttttttaaaacctcactagcatcggccgaaccaccaaaaattacataaaatattctggacatcattttaaaataaaacaaccaactatataattgagaaatacagcTCATACTAtatctctcaaaaaccactcttagttatgataaaagtcataaaatatgcttaacataatttaaaatcataaatcataaactagtgcggaaaactagggTCGGTTCCTCgggttatgttaaagatatttttacgacgttttatttatgagtggtttttgagagcttatagtatgagctatacttttcaaataatgtttttgggttgataaaataattggttgttttatttttaaaatggttccaaaatattttatgattcggccgaatgctatgtgaggtttgcaaaaaaaaatttatactaTTCTGTCCCGTATATTTAGACttatattgattattaaaagTGATAAAATAATACTAACTATAATTTAAGAgtacatgaaaaaaaattaggcAAGATATGTGAAATGAATGACAATAAATACATATATTAAATGTATGTATGGGTATGGATATGGGTAGGGGGGAAGGCAATCCCTATCTTCGATTCAGCCAACCTAGGGCAGTGGGAGGGACAATAAATACAAAATGCAAAGAAACCACAATTCTATTCTCTCATAATCATACTGTCATCATGCCCTT encodes:
- the LOC142546542 gene encoding putative oxidoreductase At4g09670; this encodes MAKDESPVRFGIMGCAEIARKVSRAIQLSPNSTLYAVASRSLEKAKEFAVQNSLTGDVKIYGDYAELLDDPFVDAVYMPLPTSLHLKWAVISAKKRKHLLLEKPTALDVKELDEMLEACEANGVQFMDASMWYHHPRTQKMKDLISNPELFGLVRSIHSSSSFCGTPQFLENNIRVKQDLDALGALGDTGWYCIGAILWAMDQKLPTTVTALPTITRNSAGVLLSCGASLHWDEEQTVATFFCSFISHETMDLIVCGTNGTLWVEDFIIPYGENSATFSFTTGARLLDLHIGWNVKPKEIRVDTRLPQESMMIQELSRLVKDIKEQGSSPDSRWSRTTRVTQLVLDAVRKSIDNGFEPVYM